CGGACATCATACGTCATTCGCTCAAAAATCAACGCCCTCCTCAATCGCGCCGAAGATCCGTCGGAAACACTCGATTATTCCTACGAGCAGATGCGAGACGAGTTACAAGAGGTCAAGCAAGGCATCGCTGATCTCACCACACAGAAAAAGCGCCTCGAAATGCAGCGACGGCGTCTTGAAGAAAACATTAACAAACACAACGAACAGGCACGCGAAGCGGTTAATCAGGACCGCGAGGACCTCGCTCGTCGGGCATTAGAGAAGAAAAAGCAGAAGATGAACCAGATTGAGGACCTCGAAGGACAGATAGCGAACCTTCAGGAGACCCAAGATACTCTCGTCGATAAGAAAAACCAGCTCGAAAACCGTATCGAGGAGTTCCGCACGAAAAAGGAGTCGATGAAGGCACGCTACGAGGCTGCCGAAGCGTCTGCACGGGTCTCGGAAGCCATCACGGGAGCAGGTGACGAGATGGCAGACGTCTCTCAATCCATCGAACGAGCCGAAGAGCGAACCGAGGAAATGGAAGCCCGATCGGCTGCCCTCGATGAGCTGGAGGAGACGGGCGCGCTCGATAGTGCTCTCTCGGATAAAGACAGCATCGACCGAGAACTCGAAAACCTATCGAGTGACCGGGAAGTCGAGAAAGAACTCGAAACGCTCCGCTCAGACATGGGAAAGGAATCGGGAAACGGAAACAAAACCGAGAGTGAAACGGATTCCACCGTAGAAACTGAAACAGATTCTGACACGGAGAGTGCCGACCCAGAGGTTGAGGCCGAACTGGAAGAGCTGCGAGATGACGACTCGAATACGTGATGGGTGTCAGTTACAAATTCTGCGAACACTTGAAGAGATAACAGACCTGTTCGGTAAGCGATTGAGTGACCTGTTCTCGGTCGCTCAATCAGATGTCGAGCCTAAAATGTCCGGTTCGATTCGTTTCTGATCGCGTTCCTGTTGGAGGTGCGCCCTGAACGCCCCAATCTCGACATCGTTTTGTTCTCGTTCTTTTCGGTCACGGACAGAGATCGTTCCAGCTTCTTCTTCGGTGTCACCGACGATGAGCATGTACGGGACACGGTCATCGTGTGCTGTCTGAATCTTCTTTCCGACGGTCCACGAGCGGTCCTCGACGGTCACGCGGAACTCACCGAGTTCGGCTGCAATAGCCTGTGCATACTCGATATTGTCGTCAGAGACTGGCAGAATGCGGACCTGTTCGGGTGCAAGCCAGAGTGGAAACGTCCCGTTGAAGTGCTCGATAATGACGCCCATGAACCGCTCGAACGAGCCAAGCAGTGCGCGATGAATCATCACTGGCCGGTGTTCCTCGTTGTCTTCTCCGATGTACGTGAGATCGAGGCGTTCCGGGATGTTGAAATCGAGCTGGACGGTCCCGATCGTCCACTCACGCCCGAGCGCGTCCTTCGCGTTGATTCCGATTTTCGGGCCATAGAAGGCGGCTTCGCCCGCTTCAACATCATATGCGAGATCATCGGATTCGAGTGCATCACGCAGTGCGTCCGTCGCATCGCTCCAGATCTCGTCGCTTCCGATCGCGTTCTCGCCCTTTGTTTCCAGTTTGTAGAGCACTTCGAGGTCGAAGTTTCCATAGATGTCTTCGATACTACGAAGCGTCTCTGCGATTTCATCACGGATCTGGTCGGGACGGACGAACGCGTGACCGTCGTCTTGCGTCAAGCCACGAACACGAAGGAGACCAGAGAGTTCCCCCGACTGTTCGTTCCGGTAGACGGTGCCGAATTCAGAGAAGCGAATTGGTAAGTCGCGGTAAGAGTGTTGCTCGTTGGCGTAGATGGACGCGTGGTTCGCACAGTTCATCGGCTTGAGACCGTACTCTGTGTCGTCCTGTTCCCAGTTGAACATCTCACCTTCGGCGGTGAAGGTGTCGTAGTGTCCCGTCGGCTTCCAGAGTTTGGCCTTATTCAGTTCGGGCGTCCACACCTCTTCGTAGCCGAGTTCGTCGTTCTTATTCCGAATATAATCCTCCAACGCTCGACGGATCTTCATCCCGTTTGGGTGATAATGCGGACACCCGGGCGAATGATCCGGGATGGAAAACAGATCCATCTCACGGCCAATCTTGCGATGATCCCGCTCTTTGGCCTTCTCGCGCCGCGTGAGGAACGCATCGAGTTCGTCCTCGGATTCGAACGCCGTGCCGTAGACGCGTGTGAGACTCTCGTTTTCTTCCTCACCGCGCCAGTAGGCCGACGAGATTGAAAGGAGCTTGAACGCGCCGATCTCTCCCGTCGAGTCGACGTGTGGTCCCTTGCAGAGGTCTTCGAATTCGCCCTGCTGGTAGAACGAAACTGGATCTTCACCGGCCGCCTCAGTCTCCAGAATGTCGCGCTTGAACGGATTATCTTGGTAGAGTTCGAACGCTTCCGCTCGCGGATAAGAGAGTCGTTCGATCGGAATGTCTTCATCGATAATATCCTGAGCTTCGGTCTCGATTTGATCGAGTGCGCTCTCATCGAGATCGACACCGTAGATATCGTAGTAGAACCCATCGTCTGTCCACGGACCAATAGCGAGCTTCGCGTTGGGGTACAGGCGCAACAGCGCTTGTGCAAAGACGTGTGCTCCCGAGTGACGGAGCACATCAATGTACTCGTCGCTTCCATCTGTGACGATCTCGATACGCGCACCATCGTGAACAGGCGTGCGTGCATCCACGAGATCTCCGTCGATGACTCCGGCAACGGTGTCGCGTCCGAGACCCGCTCCGATCTCGTAGGCAACATCCTCGACCGTCGCGCCTTCCTCGACGGACAGTTGAGAATCGTCCGGTAAGATGACCGAAATAGCGTCCATATACGAGGAAACCGAGGATGGAGGATAAGTGTGTTGAGAGCGTCCGAACCGTTTCGTTTTAATCGTCGCTCGGGATGGCTGCTCGATCTATTGTTTCGGATTCTTGCCACTCAGTTGCAATTGTCTGGACCCGATCCATTGGAGTGGTCGTCTCGGTCTCAGTTTCGTCTGTGGATGGAACCACCCAATCGAGTTCATCGTCTGTGCGGGCAGCAAGCGCCACGGTTGGGAGCGTGACGAACTCGTGGGTTTCGCCGGTAATCGACGAATGCACTGTTCGTTGCTCGAATCCACCTTCGAGCGTCACACCGTTGTGCGAGGCCCACTGTCTGAACTCGGTGATGCGACGGCGGAGGGACGCCCCGGTATCAGTTCGAGCGACGGACGATCCAGTACTAATTCGCTCTCCCCACACGGTGACAGTGAAGTCCTTGATATACCCCTCAGCTGCGAACATATCGAGCCGATCGATGATCGATTCGACATGAACACCAGCACTAGATGAGAGTGACCGAACGTACAATTCTAGCGTTCTGGATGAGGTGGCTTCATCGGACATCTTGATTGTACACCACGGGATAAACGATTAAAAACGTTCGCTCTGTTCGATTCCCTGTCAATCCACACAACAAGATTCACTGGCTAGATATATATTCACACGATAATCGATGCCAATGATTGCGGACTCAAAAGCGTGACGGCCACCGGACGTTGCGATCACTCAGCGCCCGTCCCCGGTCGCTCAACCGTCGAGAGATCAATCACTCCACCCGGCATGGGGATACCGTCGTACGGATCGTCGGCCAAGAGAAGCGAGCCATCGAGATCAGCGTAGTCGACGAGTGGGGTGAGATGGCAGGCAGCTGCAATCGCCGCGTTTGTCTCGACCATACACCCGAGCATGACATCGAGACCGTGTGCACGAGCAGCGTTGATCATTTTGATCGCTTCGAGTGGGCCCGCACATTTCATGAGTTTGATAACGATGATGTCGGCTCTGTCTGCAACGCGAGGCACATCAGTAAGCGTCACACACGACTCATCAAGCGCAATTGGGACCGCTGAACGTTCGTGGACGAATCGAAGTCCCTCGGGGTTCGTTGCTGGGAGCGGCTGTTCGAGGAATTCGATGTCGTGGTCGGCAAGCATTTCGCTCATCTCGACCGCCTCGCGTGGCGTCCACGCTTCGTTCGCATCGACACGGATTCGAGCCTCGGGTGCAGCGTCCCGAACGGCTGCAACGATTTCTTCGTCTCGATCGGTTCCGAGTTTCGTTTTGAGGACTGAGTAACCATCTGCGACGGCCGTTCGCGCTTTCTCTGCCATCACGTCGGTCGCGTCGAGACCGACGGTGAACGAGGAGGTGATGGTTCGGTCCGGATCGAATCCGAACAGACGATAGAGCGGGAGATCGAGCCGTTTCCCGACGAGATCGCACAACGCAATCGAAATCGCGGCCTTTGCAGCCGGATTGTCCCCGACTCGGGCAGCTATCTCACGTTCGATCGCATTTCTGTTCAACGGATCATCCGCCTGCTCGACGATCGAGAGGAGATCAGGAAGCACGGCCTCAACGGTGTCGGGCGTTTCACCGTAATACTGCGATGGTGCCGCCGCACCAATCCCCGTGTGTTCGCCATCATCGATGCGAACGACGACGTTCTCGGCCGTTTTCGTCGTTTCTCGCGAGATGGTAAACGGATGGTCGAGTGGCAGGGCAACACGCTCGAACGTAGTGTTCAGGCTCATTGGTTCTCGATTACGTCTACGAGTTCGTCTGGATCGAATCTGACAGGGTCTGTTGCTGGAACACCGATCGCGTCTTCGTACGTAGCGATGTGCTCGCGCGCGTCTTCGGTGTCGGTCGAAGACGTATTGAGCGCGCCAGCGACGACCGGACAGGGATTGACCGGACGAGCGAGCGATTCGTAGAGATCAACGGTCTCTGAAACCGGGCGGAGAGGGAACGACTCGTATCCGTGAACAACCTCCTTATCGACCTCGTGGCAGAGGATCATTGCGTCGGGCATCGATCCGTGGAGAATACCGCACGTCACAGCCGAGTACGCGGGGTGCGAGATCGATCCCTGTCCTTCTACGAAGAGGTAATCGTGGTTCTTCCGCTCAAGCAGCATCTGCTCGACAGCACCAGCGGTAAAATCGCTCACGACACGGTCGATGACGATACCGCTTCCATCAACCATTACGCCTGTCTGTCCTGTCGGAACGAATCCAGCGTCGAGACCACGATCGCGTGCGGCCTGTACGAGTTCCATCGTCGTGGTCATCTTTCCAACAGAGCAGTCTGTCCCGACGGTGAGGACAACTGTCGCGTCGAGATCCCGAGCGACACCATCGCTCACCGATAGGTCGTCTGGTGAGCGGCGAACGTCCCAGATCTGGCAGTCGTTCTCCGATGCAAGACGAGCGAATTCGGTGTCTGTGGCGAGGAAGTGATGGAGACCAGCCCATACATCACAGCCGCGGGAAAGCGCACCAGTGACATCCGACCGCCACGTTTCCTCAAAGCCGCCGCCGATCGGTGCGATACCGATGACGAGCGCGTCGATCTCTGGTGTGTCACCGATGTTGGAAACGATGGGTGCTTCTTGTACGTCGGAAAGGTGATCACTCACCTGATCGCCAGCAGTGGCCCGGTCGATGACGGCCACAATGTCGTGTTCACCGTACCGGAGTAGTCCCTGAGCGGTCTTGGCCCGGCCGGGAAATGCTTCATGAGCTAGAATTGCTAGTCGCATACTCGCTCACTTGTTGTACGGGTAGTTAATTTGATTGTTCCTGTTTGTGCATTTCGTCCGACCATCGATAGTGAAAATTGAAAGTAGTGACAAATATTGCATAGATCCGTTATACAGAAGCTGTAGGTCGGATGGTCCGCTGTGGCTCGCTTTTGCAGGTTCGGCGGCTATTCGGTCGTCAGGCCTTCTGTTTCGACGCGCATGACAGCTTCACCATCAGGGAGATTTGGTGCGTCAACGAGCCGGACGACGCGTTTCGTGCCTTTGGAGTTGCGGAGATAGAGTCGAATGGTGGATTTGTGGCCGAGGATATTACCACCGATGGGCTTTGTCGGGTCGCCGAAATACGAGTCAGGATTGCTTTGGACCTGATTCGTCACAAGGACTGCGGCGTTGTA
The nucleotide sequence above comes from Halocatena marina. Encoded proteins:
- a CDS encoding dipeptide epimerase; translated protein: MSLNTTFERVALPLDHPFTISRETTKTAENVVVRIDDGEHTGIGAAAPSQYYGETPDTVEAVLPDLLSIVEQADDPLNRNAIEREIAARVGDNPAAKAAISIALCDLVGKRLDLPLYRLFGFDPDRTITSSFTVGLDATDVMAEKARTAVADGYSVLKTKLGTDRDEEIVAAVRDAAPEARIRVDANEAWTPREAVEMSEMLADHDIEFLEQPLPATNPEGLRFVHERSAVPIALDESCVTLTDVPRVADRADIIVIKLMKCAGPLEAIKMINAARAHGLDVMLGCMVETNAAIAAACHLTPLVDYADLDGSLLLADDPYDGIPMPGGVIDLSTVERPGTGAE
- the thrS gene encoding threonine--tRNA ligase — its product is MDAISVILPDDSQLSVEEGATVEDVAYEIGAGLGRDTVAGVIDGDLVDARTPVHDGARIEIVTDGSDEYIDVLRHSGAHVFAQALLRLYPNAKLAIGPWTDDGFYYDIYGVDLDESALDQIETEAQDIIDEDIPIERLSYPRAEAFELYQDNPFKRDILETEAAGEDPVSFYQQGEFEDLCKGPHVDSTGEIGAFKLLSISSAYWRGEEENESLTRVYGTAFESEDELDAFLTRREKAKERDHRKIGREMDLFSIPDHSPGCPHYHPNGMKIRRALEDYIRNKNDELGYEEVWTPELNKAKLWKPTGHYDTFTAEGEMFNWEQDDTEYGLKPMNCANHASIYANEQHSYRDLPIRFSEFGTVYRNEQSGELSGLLRVRGLTQDDGHAFVRPDQIRDEIAETLRSIEDIYGNFDLEVLYKLETKGENAIGSDEIWSDATDALRDALESDDLAYDVEAGEAAFYGPKIGINAKDALGREWTIGTVQLDFNIPERLDLTYIGEDNEEHRPVMIHRALLGSFERFMGVIIEHFNGTFPLWLAPEQVRILPVSDDNIEYAQAIAAELGEFRVTVEDRSWTVGKKIQTAHDDRVPYMLIVGDTEEEAGTISVRDRKEREQNDVEIGAFRAHLQQERDQKRIEPDILGSTSD
- a CDS encoding HTH domain-containing protein, with the translated sequence MSDEATSSRTLELYVRSLSSSAGVHVESIIDRLDMFAAEGYIKDFTVTVWGERISTGSSVARTDTGASLRRRITEFRQWASHNGVTLEGGFEQRTVHSSITGETHEFVTLPTVALAARTDDELDWVVPSTDETETETTTPMDRVQTIATEWQESETIDRAAIPSDD
- a CDS encoding PspA/IM30 family protein — protein: MGILSRTSYVIRSKINALLNRAEDPSETLDYSYEQMRDELQEVKQGIADLTTQKKRLEMQRRRLEENINKHNEQAREAVNQDREDLARRALEKKKQKMNQIEDLEGQIANLQETQDTLVDKKNQLENRIEEFRTKKESMKARYEAAEASARVSEAITGAGDEMADVSQSIERAEERTEEMEARSAALDELEETGALDSALSDKDSIDRELENLSSDREVEKELETLRSDMGKESGNGNKTESETDSTVETETDSDTESADPEVEAELEELRDDDSNT
- a CDS encoding DUF1611 domain-containing protein; the protein is MRLAILAHEAFPGRAKTAQGLLRYGEHDIVAVIDRATAGDQVSDHLSDVQEAPIVSNIGDTPEIDALVIGIAPIGGGFEETWRSDVTGALSRGCDVWAGLHHFLATDTEFARLASENDCQIWDVRRSPDDLSVSDGVARDLDATVVLTVGTDCSVGKMTTTMELVQAARDRGLDAGFVPTGQTGVMVDGSGIVIDRVVSDFTAGAVEQMLLERKNHDYLFVEGQGSISHPAYSAVTCGILHGSMPDAMILCHEVDKEVVHGYESFPLRPVSETVDLYESLARPVNPCPVVAGALNTSSTDTEDAREHIATYEDAIGVPATDPVRFDPDELVDVIENQ